Genomic DNA from Brienomyrus brachyistius isolate T26 chromosome 22, BBRACH_0.4, whole genome shotgun sequence:
TCATCTAAAGACTCTTAAGATTATTTGTAATAATTctcagaaatgaattagtctcaTGATTTATTCACCTTCTTATGCATTTTAGCATGTCAGCATGAAGGATTCAGCTATTCACATAATATAATATGTCTCCTGCAACGTAGCATTAGTATTTCGATCCTCAGTTCATCTGGAGAAATGCTAATGCTATATTTTTAGCTCCATCCCACAGCAGGCTCTCGCAGGGTCTCTGTAGCAGGTGCCAGGCCGGCATCTGCGCCCGCCGCAGATATGCTAACCACGTACGCGTGTCCACCTTGCAGCGACCTGGAGAAGTCGGTGGAGGAGATTCAGAAGAACTCCTCCGTGGACCACAGGCTGGTGACATcccaggagctggaggagaaggCCATGGTGCTGAGGAAGCTGGGAGAAACTCTCACCGAGCTCAAGAGTGAGGATGTCCGGCCGGCGTCTTGGTGCTGAAAATGTGGGGCAGGAATTGAAACGGTAGTGCGCACATAGGGACACTCATATAGGAAGAGATACAGGAAATGATCTGGAACATTCCAAGGTAAACCGGGATAAACAGAAACGCAAAAGCTCTGTGGTGTTTCTCAGTATGCATACTtgactgtacttgtgttctcttGTTCCATTTTTCCAATCTTGTTCCATTTATCCATTACCGAAGGCCAGTTCCattactcaagaacagaagtacagaggacggtAAACATCCTCAATTATCAAGGTTACATCGGTTGCATCCTCTCTGAataagaccaatcccatgatttatTGTGGCCAAGTTCTTGAAAGAAATGTTCGCAAGACCACAAAAAGTtcagtcttgccaagaccacaagtacaatctttgtgttcttggtattgagaaacacccctaTTCCGCAGTGCTACACGAGTTGAGAACGTCACAATGCAGTGAGGCCAGCTGGGACCACCAGAAGACAGAGAGCCATGCAGGAATAAGCTGCATTTAGAGACACGGTGTGCAGAGACAGAAAAGCATCCCACtgctaccattcgctctctctctctgtcctcagGCCAGTTCCCCGGCTTGCAGAGCAAGATGCGTGTGGTGCTGAGGGTGGAGGTGGAGGCAGTGAAGTTCCTCAAGGAGGAGCCACACCGGCTGGATGCCCTTCTGAAGCgttgcaagtccatcacagacacCCTGGCCATACTTCGCAGGTTCGTGACGGGTGCAGCGAGCATGCACACTCGGAGAACGCTGAATGTCTGAACACACAATGCTAATGTATAGATGTGCCAGAGATACTGTCCACCACAAAGATACACTCAACCAACATATTGTGACCATGTAGCCCAGTTTATGTTTTACGGTCTAACCACGCTCCAACCATAATGAAATGATACACTCCCTGGCCAGAAAACAGTCAGAGtttgaatttaaatcagcaaGTACTTAACAGCTAATGATAGAATCATTATTGCAGCTCAGCAACGTTAcgcagcaataaagtgaagtcagctgagtacgTGAATCTACCGAATGGCCAGGTTACCCCATCagtggatttatttttttttcctaatgcCAAAATTCATCGGACTCGAACTGTCAAGAAGTGTTTCAGGGAGCGTGGGGAATCATCTTCACACATTAATTGGCCACCGCAGAGTCTTGACCTTAACCCCATTGAAAGTCTTTGATACGATAGAAGGAGGCTTTATAGAGTGGCTCAACTCACCTGTCATCAGTACGAGATCTTGACGggaaatgaatgcaaatgtgGATGAAAAAACAAATGTGGAGATGCTGCTTAAGCACGTGGAAAGAATACATTGGCAAGTGCGCATCATAATCAAAGCTAGGTGGTCCAATGAAATGTTAAGGTGTGCAAATATTTTTTTGGCCACGCAGtatattttatttgcagttgTACAGTATGGGTGTAGGTACGTAGGAATTCTTTTGTGTTTGAGTATCCCAGCTCcccactgagacacacacacacacatttgggaATAAAGCCAGGGGTCAGAGCGCCGAGCATTTTTCGGGGTTAAGGATCATGCCCAAGGGCTTTTACTGGTCCAACACAAAGACTTTTTGTTGCTCTCCTTCATTGTTTTCTGGAGTTTTCTGCTTGAGTTGTTTACTGTGCGCATATTGCAGTGGGGAGACTCTGCTGGGAATGGTGCTTTATAAAAACTACCGATCTGTGTCCAGGCAAGTGAGCGAAGGCATCTCTAAGGGACAGGGGGACATCGCCAGCTCCTTGGCCAAGCATGCGGAGGACTTCAGCAAGAGCACAGACTTTGACATCCCTACAAGCCCACCACTCAATGACTTGGGGGGCGGTTCCAGTCTTGCCAACTGGACACCTCTCTCTGGATCCAGCCATGGCAACCCCTCTGCTGCCATGCGTGACCCCCACCCTCCGGTGCCCCTCAAGAGCCGTGCCCTAGAGGAGCTGTCAGGTCGCCGGAGCGGGGACAAATCGGTGTCCGTGGAGGTCAGACTGGTACTGGACATCTGTCCCGTGTGTGCATGTATAGTGGCTCGACTGTGACTATGTTTGTGTTGAAGAGCTGAAAATcccttttgtgtgtctgtatgggCTAGGCCGCGGAGCGTGATTGGGAGGAGAAGCGGGCCAGCCTGACCCAGTACAGCGCCCAGGACATCAACAGGCTTCTGGAGGAGACCCAGGCAGAGCTCATGAAGGCCATTCCCGACCTGGACTTTGCCGCCAAGCAGATCAAGCCGTCTGCCCCACCAGGATCACAGAGCGGCACGTCGACCCCCGAGCACCGGCTCGGCAAGCCCCAGAACTCGGCCCAGAAGCTTTCCAGCAAGGACGTCGGTTCGCGTCGGGGCTCAGGTGAGGCGACCCACCGGCTGGTTGAGCTAATATCTACATGCATGTCGCAAGCTCAAGCCGCTGTGCTTATAGACATCCCCAGTAATGGTGGACTCAACTCAAGGAGTGCTTGGtctgccttgcactcctggggATTTGCACTGTAAGATGCTGTATATGAAGTTTGGTTGGGTTTCTGCAAATCGGGCCTTGTAGTCTTGTAGAAGCTTGTGTGGAATCCTTAATTTTCAATAGGTGTATCTAATTCAGCTGTCATTAGCTCCTGTACCAGGAAGGACGCCCCACCTGACACTTGCCAGTTTTCTTTTGGCCATAACACTATGTGTCACACAGCGTTTGTGGTGGTCCGCTGGCCACTAGTGGCAGCTTTGCACTTGATGTAAGGTTACCAGATAATCCACTTTgaactacttcaggttttataaactgtaaaactgAAAGACTTTCACTAAATAGTTAAATTCTTCTTgtgcattgatttttttttcccttgattgcaagactcatccagctgtttcacattaacattagtgacacgtgcATGATTACAGGagtctgaccaatcagcacacagcaagaactcagtgcttaagtgaaatgcaggtccttttaattgaaatggcagTTTATAAATCCTTGTCCTATCTCGAATTCTCCTCCCTGGCATGGATAATCTGCTCACCCTATCCTGATGCGTCACTGGAAGGTGTCTATGCAGTGACGTCCACCCTTCACCCAGCCACCCTCTGCTGTCCAGTCGGTGGGATCGTTCAGCCTCACCTCCTGCGATACACGATTTGGGTTTTAACCTCAGCTGTCTTCGGCCCTGTTCAGATGAGTTGACTGTGGCGCGGTACCGTACCGAGAAGCCCTCAAAGTCGCCTCCCCCTCCGCCTCCGCGTCGCAGTTTCCCATCGTCGCAGGGGATCAGCCTCTGTCGCAGTGGGGACGCAGTCGGCAGCAGCAAGAGCATTAAGGTGAGGAGATGTGAAGGATTTATTGCGGATCAGTAAACACGGCTTGGCTGTCCTCTGTAGCGCCTCCTCTCCCTACAACAAGCGCGCTTCCTTCACCTCCTTATTTCCCCCCCAATGCTTCTAACACCCTCTCTGTCCGCATAGAAGTCAGAGTCAGAGGAGATGGAGGTGCAGAAGCCACATATCAAGCTGCGACGCGCGGTCTCCGAGGCCCAGCGGCCTGCCTCCACCCCTCCCGATGTCGCCGCGGGGGGAAAGGATGAGGACGACGACGAGAAGGCTGCCATCGACCCGGAGGTAAGGAGGGTCCACTGGGGCTTTTGGGAGTCGCGTGACTTTCTGTCGTTCAAAAAGGTCCGGCTTCCAGTGGCATTATCTACTGCATCATGGTGGCCATACTCCCTCTCCTGCTCACGTTCTGGAGAATTTCATGTACACAATTATCTCCTTTGGTAAGAACTGTGTTGCCGGGGCTCTGCTGGGACTTGCGGACGGGCTGCTATCACATGGTACAAGCCAGCTGAAATGAAATTCCTTCTGTATAGCGATATTAAAGCGTTTATTGCCATACCTACAAGCTTCAGGGCCACTGGTCCATAGAGAGCCACTGTGCTCACTGGTTTTTCCTTTGACGGTTGTTAACTTTCGTGTATTTTGTAAAGAACTAAAGTCTCCTGGTTTTTCTCGTGTAAATCGATAGATACTTCAGTGGACGTCAGAGCAGCAAGCTCTGTGATTCTTCATGGACTTTTCCTGAAAATATCCCTTTCTGGTGTGGTATACTCTCCTAGACTTCACTTTAACTTTGGGAATATTTTCCCAAACCTGGATGTAACAGACTGATGGCCTGGAACGGCCGTGAGTCTCATTTAGTGGTTCTGATTTCAATACTCTTGGTGTTCTGCGTAAACACTGGTAATCATAGGGTCCACTTAGTCAGGACAGACAAGATCTGAATCAGTGAAGCTCAGCTGCAGAGCACTCAAGTGATTAGCGTTAAGATGCTTCTGAACTGTATGCACGCGCTGGACATCCCATCCCAGTATTGCTCAGAGTGCTTGTAGGTCTTTGTTAAACAGCAACGCAGACCATACAGCGTATGGAATGTGCGGGACCTTCATTTTATCGCTCACGGTGTTTTTGTACCCACATCCCCCGTCGTACCCCTCCCCGCCCCCGCTGCCAGGCTTTTCAGAGAGCCCGGGGCAAAGCATACCGCCCCCACTCCTCGCCTAGCATCCAACGCAGAACCAGCTCGCCCCCCAGCAGCCTGGACCTGTGGCCCCCAGAAGCCCTGGGGAGGACGGTAAATCCTACCTATGGGCTTGTGCAGATCCCTGCTTTTCCGAGGCACCTGTTAATGCCTAACccagcccctccccctctcATTCACCATCCCCTAAACACCACCCGTTATCCTCACATTGGGCATCACTAACCTGCCCGCATCAGGATTCAGCCCGGAGCCACGTGCTGTCCAGTAGCACGGgagaggaacccccccccccgagctgcCTAACTACCATGTGCATGCAGATCTTTCATGGCGGGCTGTTGCACGTCTAACCTTCAGCACATCCTTGCCTTAGCGCTAAAAGACCCCACGAAAGACGTAGCACAGCGGCAGTCTGGTGGGGGTGTCTAGACCGGTGAGTTGTTTCTCATTCTCCTTGTAGCTGGAATGAAGACACGCAATCACTGGAATCCCTCACTTACCAGAACTTCTCCTAACACATCAGATACCCCCCCATTTGCCTTCCTGACttacccccctacccccccaacCCTCCCCGCCAAAGCTAATGTGACCTCAGGCCGAATGCTCTCTTACTAACCAGGAGGAAGGAGTATGCTAACGCCGTACCTTCTGCTTCGTACGACtatgccgtgtgtgtgtgtgtgtgtgtgtgtgtgtgtgtgtgtgtgtgcgcgtgttctAAAGGCGCGAGTGTTCGAGTGCATGCATTCGTGTGCTGGAGCGATCACGCGGGTCACGTGACGTGTGTTGGGCGAGCAGTCCACGCTTGCCCCCAGACCCGGTGTTTGCCAACCCTTGCAGGATCGGTCATATTTAGAGTGGGAGCCGGTCAGTCAGGACCCACAGGTTATCAGGTAAGCAAACTAGTAGCAAATAAGACTGACTAGCACATGCGGGTAACCAGCTTCCACTTGCCCATTAAGTACGATGTAATTACCAAGTGTATCAATATTTGTAATTCATTTTTgtcataaattattttaaactgatattttttttactgcattTTTAACGTGGTATTCTGTATGTAGTGTTGAAGGGAGCACTATTGCTTCGTTATACAGATTGTCTCTTCCCAGATTACGATGGAGTTACGTTCCGATAAACCTATCGTAAGGCGCAGATATCGTAAGGCGAAAAAGCATATTAATACAGTAaacctaacctaacaaacatcatagcctagcctagcttaccttaaacatgctcagaacacttacatttacctacatctgggcaaaatcattaagaCAAAGCCCATTTTATAATGAAGGGTTGAATATATCATGTCATTTATTGAAAAAATGTACTGAAATTGAGAAACATTTGCCCACCGTTGCCAAAATATTGTATGACAGACCATCGTAACCCGGGGAGCGTCTGTAAATGAATCTTTGACTGGAGGGTAGAAATGGCCCCTAAATGCCCAGTTGAGGTGCTGTGAGCATGACGAGCCGGGCTCTCGGCGCGCTCTGGAAACTCTTGTTAGCGTGAACATAGTGATTGGCCGTGAAGCAAGATGGCCGCCCTCCAGCAGGTAGGGGGCTAGGCTGCAGCTGAGGGGGCCCCCCCACAGGGCAGATCAGGCCCCTTGCTCCACTCCACTCTGCCCCCAGAGCTGTGTCCACCTTCACTGCTTCTCGTACAGCAGCTCCAGACGTTTTCGAGGGGGGGGTCTCGAAAGGGAAATGTGGTGCAGGATGGTGTTGCCTTTCCAGTCCCGTCACAACACTGCTACTGCGTTTCACCCTCGATAAAACCGTGCTGTTATATAGCCACATGTTCCTAGTCATTCGGGGTCCAAGCAGCATTGGCTGCTGGATACTTattgtgttttcttttgttATTAGGGGTAGTAGTTATGGTATTCCACTTCTATTGTTCTTGCTAATCTACTGCTGTTGTTATTGCTGTTGTCAAAATCATGATGCTCAAACTGACTGTGGTGTGAGAGTTCAGAATTAAAATGTTGTTTGTAGCTCACCAGTTTGATTCTGTTTCCCAGGAATCTGTTGGTGGGTCATCCATCCAGACTTCTTCTGATCATAATGCATCGGCTCAGCTGTCTGAGTGTGTCCCAGCCTTATCGTCACAGACCGACACCTTAGTCGGGGCAGGTCTACAGGGTGGGCATGGTGAGGTGGGCAGAGACTCTGAGACATCACGGGTCTGTTGGGCGGCTTCTGGCAGGCTGGCCCCTCAGCACCAAAGTCCTAAAGATGGTCGCAGACTTCGAAGGCAGGATTCCTTAGAGACTATCGAGAAGGAGGAGCTGGCCCTGGTCGTCACAGACAGGCAGTTGAAGGTCTCACCTAGGAATGAGGCTCAGGAACTCATCAGGAAGAATAAGCAACCACTGCGAATCATGTCCATCCCCACCCACAAACCAGGAGGGCCCTGTGAGATTTATTACCTCCGAGACAACCCATCCGGTCCATTTCTGAGCAGTGCGCCGCTGTTTGTACTATTTAAAGAGCCCCTGGAGGTCAAGGAGGCCTACAGGTGCCTGGAAGCACTGCTGGACGAGGAGGGAGAGGCTGAGACAGTTGGGTCTGAGAGCGTTTCCAGCGGCAGCAAGATTAAGCTGCCTCGGAAACAGCTGGCGATACTGAGGAAAGCTACGAGGCAGGGAGCAGAGACGAGGTGCCGGACGCTTTCCCTGTGCCCTGATATCGAGACACAAGTTGGGGGGACCTGTAAGAACGTAGAGCGCACCAGTGACCGGTTAGCTGCCCCAGTAGAGAGCCAGCCCAAAGCGACCTTGTTGCACGGGTCACAGGCAGAGGACATCCGGAGCAGCACCTATAGGAGGCTTGACAGCTTGGAGGAGACCATCCGCCAGCTGGAGACCACCCTGCAGGAGATCGGGGCCCATCCTGCCTGCAGCTTCCTGGAACAGGGGACTGATGAGATAGCGACAGTGGCCTTTGAGACGTCACATTCCCCGGACAAGAAAAAGCCTCCCATCCCACCCAAACCAACCGGAGTCCCAGCAGTCATCACTAAGGTCCATCCTCCCTTCCTGGGTTCTGTTTTCGGGGCATAACTGTTTCGCTTCCTTTTTTCCCACTTGGAACTTTTGCTCTCTGGTACTCGAAGCCTCCTGCCTGCCTTCTCCTGAATGACAGACAGTGGTTAAATAGTCTAACCGCTCACCTTTTTGCACAGGATATTGAATCATTGTTGGCTGTCGTCTCGTATTTTCTGCTGCTCGTAGCTCAGATTGAGGCTTTTGCCCGAGGCATAGCTTTCCTTGTACTTTCAGGTCTGCCGTCTTGCAGCTTATTAAGTCAACGGGGCGAATAACGAAAGCAAGCGAGTGGGTGAATTATAGTGTCCGCTGTCAGTGTTATAGAATGGACAGGCTGCAATTTGACCTCCATGGAACAAGGCACATGGGTTGTATTGCAAGGGGACATTTGCTTCCTGAATAATGCAGTATCTGTCACAGTCCTCTTGTAAGCCATCTCTTCACCTCATATAATTGGCTGCTGTCCTGTCTATACTCACCATCGTCTCTTTAATAAACTGTCTTCTCTGCTTTGATCACTTGCTCATCCAGAAAATCAAGCATGTGATTTGTTTCCTTCTTTGTGTTTCAATGCATAGGACGACTTCTTACATGCCGTAGTGATTCCGTCGCATAGCTGTTGTtaaatctgtggttttcttgGCAAAAGGTCAATGTAAGGTGTGTGTTGGACACTCCGGTAGCTGTGTTTAGGGTGATCCCTGTAAATGGTGCGTTCCTCTAGCTCGTTGCAGTCACAAGCACACGCACGAACACGTCTAGCCTCTCATGCATCTTTCATTGCTACCGCTACATTAGCTTATTCTGATGGAACACCATGGGGCAAAAAATATTGATACCTTCCGTTTACAGGCTAATAGCTCAGGTTACTGAATTATGGATGAACcttccacccctcccccccccccccccccgccccccccccaccctaacccACTACTAACAACACTAATTTCTTGTGCATTCTGGCGGCTGGTGCCGTTATGTGGAAATGTCATTAAATAAGAACATCAAACAAAGATGCAGATAGATGTTCTTTACATGGGACTGATTGGCCTGTTAGCAAAGTCGCTATGTATTAGTTAATGTAGGCTTATCTCCGTCATCTCATTTAGGACTATGCTCAGTATGGATGAAAGAAATAGACAGTCAGGGAGTGTGGAAAGGGTGGTGGACAATGGTGTGTAAATGAAATTGATTGCAGATAGACCAAGATGATAATATTCACATTTATCTCCAATTTGTTAGAGGCATTGTGTTGTGATTTGTCTTATGGCCAGATTAAAATCAACTTGCATCTAAGAAATGTCCTTCCAAACCTGCATACGGATGGTCGGTCAGTATGACTTACACACTCGATCATCCCACGCACGGCACGGAATCGATCGTCCGCGTCAGTGAACTAACATAAACACAATGGCAAAGGAGTATCTCCATTGTGACTCTTCGCCTCTGCTGCGGTGCCCGGCAGCTGCACCGGTTCGTTTGTGTCTAgcatctttgttttttttagataGTCAGCAAATTAAGGAGAGGGAGACTCGCATCAAGACATGAGCTGAGTCTCCGTCACTCCTCAGGAGCTGGGTCCAGAAATGCTTTTGAAAattgtgtcggggggggggggacttcaagAGGCCCCCGCTGATTCACATCCTTTTATTTACTGTGCTGCACTTGTTTCTCTCTTCCTCGTGGTAAAGAAAATGAGGAAATTGATGGTGGCAGATTCCAGGGGGGGCACATCATTGAAAGCAGAAATTTACTTCTCTGAGGAATTCTTTTTAGGTCCGTTTGTCTCACCAGATGTCTCTGTTGGTATACTAACCATTGTTttcctgttggggggggggacgggttGACAGTGAGCGGTGAGTCATTACTCTTCACTCGCAAGGTCAGACTTGCTCATCCCTCCTCCCTCTTCCTCTCCTCCACAGGGCGGGGGCTCTGGAAAGGGTCTCCACTCGTCTGCCTCGTCCCGcctgaaacatctgcagcagggCGCTCCAGAGAAGGGCAAGACAAGCAGGCTGCGTGAGGATTTCCTTAAGAGTCAGGGGCACCAGCAGGTACTGCCCACGTCAGATGTCCTTCTGTGGTTTTGTCGCACCTGAAAGATCTACTGTACTGCCTGCTATTTGTGGTGATGTAGCTAAGAATCCCCTGATGAACATTAGCATTCTAAGAGCGTTGGCCGGGTgcagaaaacagtttgatgatgCGCCAACCACATCAAGAATCCAATGCTTTCTCATGCATTTTCACATTTCTGTCAACTTCGGTGTTTCTTTGATCTTGTTTTAAGTGAATTTCCTTAACCTACTCAGAAGGTGACTGGGCTATAGTGTGCCATGTCGCCGTATTACACCGAGAGTCTTGAAAGAACACCGAAGACACCTCAAGATGAACATAATCCTTTTTAGGAGTCTGACACAAAGTTATGCTGAGGTCTTTTCCAAGCACGTAGAGGTGTTCATAAGGAAGTGGGTGCAGATGTTGAAACCAAGGACAGAGAGGATGAATGAAAGACTGAGTGGAACTGGGATTCACAAGGCAAGAGTTAATGTGTTACACTCAAGAACGCTGAACTGAATGGAACAGGATAAATAGTGTGTGAAAGAGCTGCGCTTTTCTGAAGATGTTCTGCCTTTTCACAGCCATACCGTGTCATAACCTATAATCATTCAAGGGCCATGCCCTGTGCAGCATCGCCTTTTTTTACTCAGTTGACATTTTATGCAGTTGTGTCAAAAGACTTACATGTGGCCTGCAACCTTACTGGGAAGCCAATTGCAGAGTCTGTCTGAAGTCCTGTTATGTGCATTTTTACAGGAAATCTATAGTTGTTTCGACAAGAGGTGGGATGGCTgctcagtggttagcactgttacctctgtAACATCACACTTCCCAGCCTCAGGCTCTGCATGTATGGAGCGCGCAAGTTCTCACCAGAGGCAGAAAGTTCACGTTCAAGAAGTACAAATCCACACAAAGAATTTGTTTCAACGACCTAGTTGAGtacaaagagtcacagtcacagggtaCTCAACCGGTTGGATgagacaaaatcttggtctggatttgtaattTCTGGTCcttaaatttccacctctggttctCTCCATCTTTGCCCAGGTTTcccccaggtactccagttttctTCCACACACCAAATACATGCTTAGGCAGATTATTGCTTCTAAATTATGATCAGTGTGTGTTGACCTGTTTGAACCACCTGCTTCTTGGGAATTTGCTCCAGGACCTGGTGCTGGAAAATGAATGGTGACCCAAGAATTATAATAGAAACATGTATAATAATTCATGGGACGAGCCTGCAGCTGTACAAATTTTTTGTTCTCGGTCTTGTACTAGGGCTGAGGTAGTATGACTATGGAATAAAATGTGCTTCTTCTGATGGCTTAGATGAGGATGGATGACGTTTAGAGGTGAGAAGTCACAAATCTGCTTGGCACTGGAATGTGACCAGTGCCTGATCGGCGTAACTATTCACTGTCTGTTTAACTGCTCTACGTGTTTGAGTGTTTAATTTTCAGAATGGATGTGGAATTTCTCCATGTCAGTCAAATCTTCCTGGTTTATTTGAACTGGTGAATGGAAAATGCTGACCGCCTCAACTGAAGCAGATTAATCTGAACCGGACAATTATAGTGGATCAGAGCTGCGTAATCAACATAGCCTGTGGCCAATTTTCCGGCACATTGAAGATACGTAGACATGTGCGCTATAAACCGCGGCACAGAATCTGTCCATAACAGACTACTGCTGGATTGCAAACAGAATGCCTCCTTCCCTCCATCTAGTGAGGCTAAAGTACTGAATCGTGCAGCCTAAGATCTTACCCCCCACTGAATGCAGAAGGTGATGACTGCAGACCTGGGAACAAGGCAGGGCTACATATGGAACATGGCTACACGTATAGTCAAACCCATGAGCATTAGATGACCATAATGACGCTACAGACGTGGTAAAACTTCAAGAAGGTGCCACCTTGAAAAATAAGCCAATGAATGTGTGCAGCCCTGTTCTATGTATAGCCACGCCCCTTTCCCCAGGCTGCACCTGGGCATACTTGGCTCAGTATGTAGCTCCACTCTTTGTGTTGTGTTTCTGCTTCACGGTTGCATTGCACCTCTGTCCTCCACAGCAGACAGCACGTATCGGCTGCCTGTCTTCCTGACAGGACAATGAGAGCAACCAGAGAGTGCAACCATTTTGTCTGGGAGGGATTGTTATTCAACCCCCTCAGTCCTTGGGTAGGGATGTTTTGCGCAGGTGAGCCCTCTGGACGCACAGTGTGGCAGATGTCAGTCTGTCATCCCACAGGCAGCTTTCGAAAGGGGACCAACTGCAAACAGAACACGCGAGCTGCATGCAGGTCCTGTTTATGCCTAAGGCAAGCGACTCAATCTCTACTTGTATGTTCGGAGTGCCTCATAGCGGTACAGAAGCTCACCTGTGCAAGACCA
This window encodes:
- the si:ch211-278a6.1 gene encoding SRC kinase signaling inhibitor 1 isoform X7, translating into MGNAPSQDAERGGGHMISTDDAEYPREYRTLANGARRFSNVGLVHTSEHRHTVIAAQSLEALTGLPKADMERKRDAFMDHLKNKYPPSPSPSHGSMRGAPDRIREQPNYWSFKVSASRSPRHSQSTQSGLADQAAKLSFASAESLETMSEADIPLGFNRMNRFRQSLPLSRSASQTKLRSPGVLFLQFGDETRRVHITHELGSLDTLHALILHMFPQKLTAGMLKSPNTAILIKDEARNVFYELEDVRDIQDRSVIKIYRKEPIYASYPAAHLANGDLRREMVYASRESSPTRRLASMPSSASPTSGSPSRSRLSYAGGRPPSFTGQGHPQLQPPPSHGHHHGMGHPPGSGLSPSPSAILERRDVKPDEEVSGKSVALLKSEGLYADPYGLVHEGRLSIASTQALATIGDPFGFPVAGGLYRRGSVRSLSTYSAAALQGEMEDALYKPGGPLYPDSYSSTLGTGFRLGPSSPQKMSEMQLRGERDSYSGPPSRASPVRQTFRKDSSSVFVESPKSRPGSSSEPLCGPGGLGGDGGRGTMGFNSPLAGNETETRERMEAMEKQIASLTGLVQSVLTRPPDSDSTCSLLRLCMMAGCPPQPGLGISPPCPFSSSEKTESTSDGSATGTQTPSAPLALMPPPPRGATQATTVTRLQMQLHLHDLRQNASDLRDQLSQLRKMQLQNQDLVRSLLKRTEMEISLRVTDALRKQEDPLQRQRLLVEEERLKYLNEEELVIQQLHDLEKSVEEIQKNSSVDHRLVTSQELEEKAMVLRKLGETLTELKSQFPGLQSKMRVVLRVEVEAVKFLKEEPHRLDALLKRCKSITDTLAILRRQVSEGISKGQGDIASSLAKHAEDFSKSTDFDIPTSPPLNDLGGGSSLANWTPLSGSSHGNPSAAMRDPHPPVPLKSRALEELSGRRSGDKSVSVEVRLAAERDWEEKRASLTQYSAQDINRLLEETQAELMKAIPDLDFAAKQIKPSAPPGSQSGTSTPEHRLGKPQNSAQKLSSKDVGSRRGSDELTVARYRTEKPSKSPPPPPPRRSFPSSQGISLCRSGDAVGSSKSIKKSESEEMEVQKPHIKLRRAVSEAQRPASTPPDVAAGGKDEDDDEKAAIDPEAFQRARGKAYRPHSSPSIQRRTSSPPSSLDLWPPEALGRTESVGGSSIQTSSDHNASAQLSECVPALSSQTDTLVGAGLQGGHGEVGRDSETSRVCWAASGRLAPQHQSPKDGRRLRRQDSLETIEKEELALVVTDRQLKVSPRNEAQELIRKNKQPLRIMSIPTHKPGGPCEIYYLRDNPSGPFLSSAPLFVLFKEPLEVKEAYRCLEALLDEEGEAETVGSESVSSGSKIKLPRKQLAILRKATRQGAETRCRTLSLCPDIETQVGGTCKNVERTSDRLAAPVESQPKATLLHGSQAEDIRSSTYRRLDSLEETIRQLETTLQEIGAHPACSFLEQGTDEIATVAFETSHSPDKKKPPIPPKPTGVPAVITKGGGSGKGLHSSASSRLKHLQQGAPEKGKTSRLREDFLKSQGHQQQ
- the si:ch211-278a6.1 gene encoding SRC kinase signaling inhibitor 1 isoform X12, whose product is MYANGRTGRGCGETQLCAGFCGLGGSSGFRVSTSADAAACFPKQDAERGGGHMISTDDAEYPREYRTLANGARRFSNVGLVHTSEHRHTVIAAQSLEALTGLPKADMERKRDAFMDHLKNKYPPSPSPSHGSMRGAPDRIREQPNYWSFKSRSPRHSQSTQSGLADQAAKLSFASAESLETMSEADIPLGFNRMNRFRQSLPLSRSASQTKLRSPGVLFLQFGDETRRVHITHELGSLDTLHALILHMFPQKLTAGMLKSPNTAILIKDEARNVFYELEDVRDIQDRSVIKIYRKEPIYASYPAAHLANGDLRREMVYASRESSPTRRLASMPSSASPTSGSPSRSRLSYAGGRPPSFTGQGHPQLQPPPSHGHHHGMGHPPGSGLSPSPSAILERRDVKPDEEVSGKSVALLKSEGLYADPYGLVHEGRLSIASTQALATIGDPFGFPVAGGLYRRGSVRSLSTYSAAALQGEMEDALYKPGGPLYPDSYSSTLGTGFRLGPSSPQKMSEMQLRGERDSYSGPPSRASPVRQTFRKDSSSVFVESPKSRPGSSSEPLCGPGGLGGDGGRGTMGFNSPLAGNETETRERMEAMEKQIASLTGLVQSVLTRPPDSDSTCSLLRLCMMAGCPPQPGLGISPPCPFSSSEKTESTSDGSATGTQTPSAPLALMPPPPRGATQATTVTRLQMQLHLHDLRQNASDLRDQLSQLRKMQLQNQDLVRSLLKRTEMEISLRVTDALRKQEDPLQRQRLLVEEERLKYLNEEELVIQQLHDLEKSVEEIQKNSSVDHRLVTSQELEEKAMVLRKLGETLTELKSQFPGLQSKMRVVLRVEVEAVKFLKEEPHRLDALLKRCKSITDTLAILRRQVSEGISKGQGDIASSLAKHAEDFSKSTDFDIPTSPPLNDLGGGSSLANWTPLSGSSHGNPSAAMRDPHPPVPLKSRALEELSGRRSGDKSVSVEAAERDWEEKRASLTQYSAQDINRLLEETQAELMKAIPDLDFAAKQIKPSAPPGSQSGTSTPEHRLGKPQNSAQKLSSKDVGSRRGSDELTVARYRTEKPSKSPPPPPPRRSFPSSQGISLCRSGDAVGSSKSIKKSESEEMEVQKPHIKLRRAVSEAQRPASTPPDVAAGGKDEDDDEKAAIDPEAFQRARGKAYRPHSSPSIQRRTSSPPSSLDLWPPEALGRTESVGGSSIQTSSDHNASAQLSECVPALSSQTDTLVGAGLQGGHGEVGRDSETSRVCWAASGRLAPQHQSPKDGRRLRRQDSLETIEKEELALVVTDRQLKVSPRNEAQELIRKNKQPLRIMSIPTHKPGGPCEIYYLRDNPSGPFLSSAPLFVLFKEPLEVKEAYRCLEALLDEEGEAETVGSESVSSGSKIKLPRKQLAILRKATRQGAETRCRTLSLCPDIETQVGGTCKNVERTSDRLAAPVESQPKATLLHGSQAEDIRSSTYRRLDSLEETIRQLETTLQEIGAHPACSFLEQGTDEIATVAFETSHSPDKKKPPIPPKPTGVPAVITKGGGSGKGLHSSASSRLKHLQQGAPEKGKTSRLREDFLKSQGHQQQ